In one window of Arachis ipaensis cultivar K30076 chromosome B06, Araip1.1, whole genome shotgun sequence DNA:
- the LOC107605575 gene encoding transcription factor bHLH74 isoform X1, producing MGGHENAMGFHHGNESILTNNVNVSEMDMSSSMSLAKSSSSDVVVPNSNPFLASSSSWDPIVSLSQSQTFGGSSMVTTHNSDFGNSSSYPFVQYMSDSTNLEGIMVHKIPSFGSGNFSEIVGSFCQEGSSDIPNMGFRPSYNHGNDAGTERAPMNEQSQVEDSITEDGAPGTAPSGNRRKRMLDHDSSFSPNKNAGGDELKDSPRTISDGAKEHEKKAKVEQNVSADLRGKQPAKQSKENSPSGEAPKENFIHVRARRGQATNSHSLAERVRREKISERMRLLQELVPGCNKITGKAVMLDEIINYVQSLQQQVEFLSMKLATVNPELNFDVERILSKEILQSRLGHGIVGYGVGMSSPHPFSNGSFQGNMAGMPSTSTQFPPLPQGVLDHEFQSLYGMGYDPNTALDNLGPNVSCLSGRLKTEL from the exons ATGGGGGGTCATGAGAATGCAATGGGGTTTCATCATGGAAATGAGAGCATTCTGACAAATAATGTTAATGTCTCAGAAATGGATATGAGTTCTTCTATGTCATTGGCTAAGTCTTCTTCTTCAGATGTTGTTGTACCTAATAGTaacccttttcttgcttcttcttcttcttgggaTCCAATTGTTTCCTTAAGCCAATCTCAAACTTTTGGAGGGTCATCAATGGTTACTACTCACAATAGTGATTTTGGAAATTCTTCATCTTACCCTTTTGTTCAATATATGTCTGACTCAACCAATCTTGAGGGCATTATGGTCCACAAAATTCCATCTTTTGGTAGTGGAAACTTCTCAGAAATTGTTGGATCCTTTTGTCAAGAAGGGTCTTCTGATATACCTAACATGGGGTTTAGACCAAGTTATAATCATGGCAATGATGCTGGAACCGAAAGAGCTCCAATGAATGAACAATCTCAGGTTGAGGACTCAATTACTGAAGATGGTGCACCAGGAACTGCACCTAGTGGAAATCGAAGAAAGCGCATGCTTGATCATGATTCTTCTTTCAGTCCAAACAAG AATGCTGGTGGCGATGAACTGAAAGACTCTCCAAGGACGATATCTGATGGTGCTAAAGAACACGAAAAGAAGGCGAAAGTCGAGCAGAATGTGAGTGCTGATTTGCGAGGCAAGCAACCGGCAAAGCAATCAAAAGAAAATTCTCCAAGTGGAGAAGCTCCTAAAGAAAATTTCATCCATGTGAGAGCAAGAAGGGGTCAAGCTACAAACAGTCACAGCCTTGCAGAAAGG GTGAGAAGAGAAAAGATTAGTGAGAGAATGAGATTGCTCCAAGAACTTGTTCCAGGGTGCAACAAG ATAACTGGCAAAGCAGTAATGCTGGATGAGATTATAAACTATGTGCAGTCTCTGCAGCAACAAGTTGAG TTTTTGTCCATGAAACTTGCCACAGTGAACCCGGAACTGAATTTTGACGTAGAACGGATCCTGTCGAAGGAA ATTCTTCAATCGCGCTTAGGACATGGAATTGTTGGATATGGTGTTGGTATGAGCTCCCCTCACCCATTCTCCAATGgaagttttcaaggaaacatggcTGGCATGCCTAGTACATCAACACAATTCCCTCCTTTGCCTCAG GGTGTTTTGGACCATGAGTTCCAAAGTCTTTATGGAATGGGGTATGATCCTAATACAGCACTTGACAATTTGGGACCAAATG TGTCATGCTTATCAGGAAGATTGAAGACAGAATTATAG
- the LOC107647729 gene encoding uncharacterized protein LOC107647729: protein MSNLKLTSTDGELFENPSLYHSIADSLQYLTMTKHELAYLVNKVCHFMQQSQKSHWKSVKRILRYLQGSLTLGLDFQPAPSFKLTSYIDSDWASDIEDRKSTSSFCVYFGSNLISWSSQKQASVSRSSTEAEYRGVCNLATELLTINKLLFEIHITLHVPMIYCDNQGAMLMATNPVQHSRSKHFETDLHFLRDHIAKGRLQVTHIPSDAQWQTL, encoded by the coding sequence ATGTCTAATTTGAAGTTAACATCCACTGATGGTGAACTATTTGAGAACCCAAGTCTCTACCATTCTATTGCGGACAGCCTCCAGTATCTTACTATGACCAAGCATGAATTAGCTTATCTAGTTAATAAGGTCTGTCATTTCATGCAGCAGTCTCAAAAATCACATTGGAAATCCGTAAAGCGTATTCTTCGGTACCTTCAAGGGTCACTTACTTTGGGCTTGGATTTTCAACCAGCACCTTCTTTCAAGCTTACCAGCTACATTGACTCGGATTGGGCCTCCGACATTGAAGATCGAAAGTCCACCTCTAGTTTTTGTGTCTATTTTGGATCGAACTTAATTTCTTGGTCCTCTCAGAAGCAAGCTTCAGTCTCTCGCAGCAGCACAGAGGCTGAGTACAGAGGGGTGTGCAATTTAGCCACTGAACTACTTACTATCAATAAGCTTTTGTTTGAAATTCATATTACACTACATGTTCCTATGATATACTGTGATAATCAAGGAGCAATGCTCATGGCAACTAATCCGGTGCAACACTCACGGTCTAAACACTTTGAGACTGATCTTCATTTCCTCAGAGATCATATTGCAAAAGGAAGACTGCAAGTAACTCATATTCCTAGTGATGCTCAGTGGCAGACATTATGA
- the LOC107605575 gene encoding transcription factor bHLH74 isoform X2, with translation MGGHENAMGFHHGNESILTNNVNVSEMDMSSSMSLAKSSSSDVVVPNSNPFLASSSSWDPIVSLSQSQTFGGSSMVTTHNSDFGNSSSYPFVQYMSDSTNLEGIMVHKIPSFGSGNFSEIVGSFCQEGSSDIPNMGFRPSYNHGNDAGTERAPMNEQSQVEDSITEDGAPGTAPSGNRRKRMLDHDSSFSPNKNAGGDELKDSPRTISDGAKEHEKKAKVEQNVSADLRGKQPAKQSKENSPSGEAPKENFIHVRARRGQATNSHSLAERVRREKISERMRLLQELVPGCNKITGKAVMLDEIINYVQSLQQQVEFLSMKLATVNPELNFDVERILSKEILQSRLGHGIVGYGVGMSSPHPFSNGSFQGNMAGMPSTSTQFPPLPQGVLDHEFQSLYGMGYDPNTALDNLGPNGRLKTEL, from the exons ATGGGGGGTCATGAGAATGCAATGGGGTTTCATCATGGAAATGAGAGCATTCTGACAAATAATGTTAATGTCTCAGAAATGGATATGAGTTCTTCTATGTCATTGGCTAAGTCTTCTTCTTCAGATGTTGTTGTACCTAATAGTaacccttttcttgcttcttcttcttcttgggaTCCAATTGTTTCCTTAAGCCAATCTCAAACTTTTGGAGGGTCATCAATGGTTACTACTCACAATAGTGATTTTGGAAATTCTTCATCTTACCCTTTTGTTCAATATATGTCTGACTCAACCAATCTTGAGGGCATTATGGTCCACAAAATTCCATCTTTTGGTAGTGGAAACTTCTCAGAAATTGTTGGATCCTTTTGTCAAGAAGGGTCTTCTGATATACCTAACATGGGGTTTAGACCAAGTTATAATCATGGCAATGATGCTGGAACCGAAAGAGCTCCAATGAATGAACAATCTCAGGTTGAGGACTCAATTACTGAAGATGGTGCACCAGGAACTGCACCTAGTGGAAATCGAAGAAAGCGCATGCTTGATCATGATTCTTCTTTCAGTCCAAACAAG AATGCTGGTGGCGATGAACTGAAAGACTCTCCAAGGACGATATCTGATGGTGCTAAAGAACACGAAAAGAAGGCGAAAGTCGAGCAGAATGTGAGTGCTGATTTGCGAGGCAAGCAACCGGCAAAGCAATCAAAAGAAAATTCTCCAAGTGGAGAAGCTCCTAAAGAAAATTTCATCCATGTGAGAGCAAGAAGGGGTCAAGCTACAAACAGTCACAGCCTTGCAGAAAGG GTGAGAAGAGAAAAGATTAGTGAGAGAATGAGATTGCTCCAAGAACTTGTTCCAGGGTGCAACAAG ATAACTGGCAAAGCAGTAATGCTGGATGAGATTATAAACTATGTGCAGTCTCTGCAGCAACAAGTTGAG TTTTTGTCCATGAAACTTGCCACAGTGAACCCGGAACTGAATTTTGACGTAGAACGGATCCTGTCGAAGGAA ATTCTTCAATCGCGCTTAGGACATGGAATTGTTGGATATGGTGTTGGTATGAGCTCCCCTCACCCATTCTCCAATGgaagttttcaaggaaacatggcTGGCATGCCTAGTACATCAACACAATTCCCTCCTTTGCCTCAG GGTGTTTTGGACCATGAGTTCCAAAGTCTTTATGGAATGGGGTATGATCCTAATACAGCACTTGACAATTTGGGACCAAATG GAAGATTGAAGACAGAATTATAG